tgcggagcacaggctccggaggcgcaggctcagcggccatggctcacgggcccagccgctccgcggcatgtgggatcctcccagagcggggcgcaaacccggttcccctgcatcggcaggcggacgcgcaaccactgcgccaccagggaagcccgccaattTGGTTTTGATGGGGGAAAGTTGAACTTGAAGATTTTTGAAGTAAGAATCATTGAGGTTTTAGGGCATCATCTAATTACAAATTCAACCAAATTTATGaaccaaaataaatgttaagacccctttaaaaggaaattaagatccataaacaagatgaaaagataaccctcagaatgggagaaaatatttgcagatgaagcaactgacaaaggattaatctccaaaatttacaagcagctcatgcagctcaataccaaaaaaacaaacaacccaatctaaaaatgggcagaagacctaaatcgacatttctccaaagaagatatacagattgccaacaaacacatgaaagaatgctcaacatcattataattcaaaaagagtcatgtactacaatgttcattgcatctctatttacaataaccaggacatggaagcaacctaagtgtccatcgagagatgaatggataaagaagatgtggcacatatatacaatggaatactactcatccataaaaagaaacgaaattgtgttatttgtagtgaggtggatggaactaaaGTCTGttatacagaatgaagtaagtcagaaagagaaaaacaaataccgtatgctagcacatatatatgaaatctaaaaaaaaaaaatggtggtgaaacctaggggcaggacgggaataaagacacagacctactagagaatggacttgaggacacagggagggggaacagtaagctgggacaaagtgagagagtgtcatggacatatatacactaccaaatgtaaaactgatagctagtgggaggcagccgcatagcacagggagatcagctgggtgctttgtgaccacctagaggggtgggatagggagggtgggagggagggagacacaagagggaagagatatggagatatatgtatatgtatagctgattcactttgttataaagcagaaactaacacaccattgtaaagcaattatactccaataaagatgtttaaaaaaaaaaaaggaaattaggaaaatttaaagttttttggtAGTATGTTAATTCCTACATCTTTCTGACAATTTAATCTTGATTAAACTGATGAGTTAATcaagaataatataattttaaaattagaaatgtgctTCTCTTAGCTATCTAAAGCatatagcaaaataaaaaggatttttcaTTCGTGATAGGACACATAATAATTGCacacatagggacttccctggtggcgcagtggttaagaatccagctaccaatgcaggggacatgggttcgagccctggtccgggaggatcctacatgccgcggagcaactaagcccgtgtgccacagctactgagcctgcgctctagagccgatgagccacagctactgagcctacgtgctgcaactactgaaacctgcaaacctagagcccatgctccgcatcaatagaagccactgcagtgagaagaccGCGCAAGACACATAATCATTAAAATTTCTTATGtggtttttggatttttttgtcttGAATTTCTGTGTACTTTCAATACTGTTGAAAGCTACATTTTCCCCTTGGATATTAAAATTGAATTTCACTAGATTAGTATCTGCTATTCAACTCTCATATGTGCTGGTGGGATTAGAAATATGATCTGTCTCAAGGGCAGTTCAACAACATGTATCAGAAacctttaaataaatttatattctttactTCATCAACTTGAAATCCATGGATTAATCATAAGGAAATAATTGGCCAAGTGTGTAAAGATTAATGCATAAGAATGTAGCCTTGCTTGTAAAAGtgaaatattggaaacaacctaactatGCAACAGTTAGGGATTAGTTAAGTGTGGTATAGTCATACTGGAATATTATGAAGCTATTAAAATTATCATGTAGATCTATAGttttaatttgggaaaattaTCATGATGTAGTGTAGATATATTGCCCTGCGGTATCTTTGTTTTGTCCTTATTAAAATTGAATCCCCCTTCCTTGTAATTGAAAGGCACTAGAACCATTTGTTTCTTGAGACCActcccattttgtttattttaagcatataaaatgatattttacctTTCATTATTTACAGCAGGGATGCATATatctaattcattaaaaatatcattataccattaaaatataaatatataaaaagaagactgtgataaatttctattttgtacTACTTTAAGCTGATATTTGATCCACTTATTCTGATTCTGGATGTGGTATTGGACTGTAGAATTTATAAGAGCCTTAAGAGCTGGGGATTTCTAGTAAGCTTTTACTGTTAGAGCCACTTCATTCCCACCAGTGGACTGCTCAGTGCCTGGGCCTTCTGGATCTCCAGCTTTCCAGCAAAAAGTTGTAGCCTTGTTTCTTGAGAGAGAGCCCATGGTCATTCTCCCCAGAAGCTAGATTTTCTGGCCTTCAACCCCAGTCTCCATTGATTGGACACTTCATGCCTATAGCCAGACTACTGTGAGGCAGAACACTTGGTCTTCCTAATAAGCATAGATGGATGGGCATTGTTTGAGTCCTTGCCCAGCCCCTCCTTGGCCAGAATCCCTCACTTTTGGGCTGCATGTCCTGAGATTAGTGTCTTTCCTGTCTGTTTGATACCCCATTTTGGGGTCTACTTTCAGACATGTGTCTGGAGGACTTGCCACTCCTTGACAGGAGTGTTCTCACACCCTTGGACTCCAGATCCTAGTCTTACCCATAGAGGCCTGGTCTTCTACTACCAACAGTGTTGAAGAGAGCCCAGGGAAGGAAACTGACTTGAAGTGATTGAGGTGGAAAATCCAATATGCAAACTCACATTGGTACAATTTGGATTAGGAGAGTAAGAAAGAAGTGAACATAAAGGTAGGGAAGGAGGATTGAGGCCAAAGTCGCCAGCCCTGCACCACATGCTTAACAAGTGTTGTCATTGTAGTTTGAAACTAAAAGATGGCAAAAGGAGGATCAGGACTGGAATCAGAAGTGGTAGAAAATTAATCTCTTGGGGAAGCCATTTGGTCATGTGAAGAGTAACTCAACACCTGTTATCTGGGCAAGAATGTGCCTGGCATTACCAACCTGCCCTTGATTAATGAACAGAACCTATAAATAAGAAATGAGCTGGAAACCACCAGGAGAAGCCTTAACATGCTGTGCTATAATTGTTACCAGTGCAGGGGGGATTATTGCAAGGCTCAGAATATTTGACCTATTCCTGCCTCCacgaccattcattcattcagccaaccagccagccagccattcaGCAAATACCTGTCTTGAGGCAGCCAGGGCAGATGGGTCCTGGGGTTATCatggtgaacaaaatagacacagACCCTCCCTCACTGCGCTTGTACCTAACCTGGGAAACAGACGACGATGACTGATGTGAGATAAATGCTGTGATAGGTGGTCGGGGGCCAAGGTCCTGGAGCAAAGGACATTTACACTGAGAGTTGAAGGATTAACAGGAGTTGACTAGAACAAGGGGCTTAGCAATGGCAATTGGTGGTTTAGTGATTGATTTTTCCAAAGAGtgatatttgtttcttctttaaatttctttctagGATGTTCAGTTCTTCTCCACAATGAATGAGTGTTACTATGATAAGCAGATGGACTTTTTTTATAATAGGAGCAACACTGACACTGCCAATGAGTGGACAGGAACGAAGCTTGTAATTGTTTTGTGTGTTGGAACATTTTTCTgcctgtttatctttttttctaattctctggTCATCGCAGCAGTAATCAAAAACAGAAAGTTTCATTTCCCCTTCTACTACCTGTTGGCTAACCTAGCTGCTGCAGATTTATTTGCTGGAATTGCCTATGTATACCTGATGTTTAACACTGGCCCAGTTTCAAAAACTCTGACTGTCAACCGCTGGTTTCTCCGCCAGGGGCTTCTGGACACTAGCTTAACAGCCTCCCTGACCAATTTGTTGGTTATTGCCGTGGAGAGGCACATGTCAATCATGAGGATGCGAGTCCACAGCAACCTGACCAAAAAGAGAGTGACGCTGCTCATCTTGTTCGTCTGGGCCATTGCCATCTTTATGGGGGCTGTCCCCACACTGGGCTGGAATTGCCTCTGTGACATCTCTGCCTGCTCTTCCCTGGCCCCCATTTATAGCAGGAGTTACCTCATTTTCTGGACTGTGTCCAACCTCATGGCCTTCTTCATTATGGTCGTGGTGTACCTGCGAATCTACATGTACGTAAAGAGGAAAACCAACGTCTTATCTCCGCACACAAGTGGGTCCATCAGCCACCGGAGGACACCCGTGAAGCTAATGAAGACAGTGATGACTGTCTTAGGTAAGAGGAACCAAGTCAGCCATTATTCcccttcattcagcaaatatttgttgagcacctgctgtatacaGGGCACTTACTAGGTAGTAGGAATGCAGCAGTGAACATGAACAGACCTAAACCCTCACCTCTCTGGAGCTTATACTCTAATAGGGGAAGACAATATAAGTATTCTAATGGggacaaacaaaataattttatagtacattttattataaaatttgtaaaataagatgttGAGTGGTctaatggggaaaaataaagcagggaagagagATAAGGAGTGTGCTAAGCAGGTAtagtttgcaattttaaaaagtgttgtgACGGACAGCTTCACCGAGAAGGCGACGTTTTAGCCAAGATGGGAAAGTGGTGAGGGAGTGAACCATGTGGGTGTTGGgggaagggtgttccaggcagGAGATGCAGTGAGCGTAGGAGACTGAACAGCAGGGGGGCCAGTGTGGCTAGAGTAgagtggagggagggtgggaggtgatgaggtcagagAGTTGAGGTGGTATAGGTGGAGTGACTCAGATTCAGTCAGGCTGCACAGTTATCACAAAGCCTTTGCTTTtctgagggagaggaggagaagccaTTGAAAGGTTTTGAACAAGGGAGTGATGTGATctgacttgaattttttttttaacatctttattggcgtataattgctttacaatggtgtgttagtttctgctttatagcaaagtgaatcagcgatacatatacatatatccccatatctcttccctcttgcttctccctccctcccaccctccctatcccacccctctaggtggtcacaaagcacccagctgatctccctgtgctatgcggctgcttcccatgaCTTGAATTTTAATGGCATCTCTCTGGCTGCTGTTTTGAGGAAGTACTGTGGTGGGGCATGGGTTAAAACAGACAACTGCTTAAGAGGGTATTTCAGTACTCAAGAGAGATGGTAATGCCTAGGACCAGAGGGCAGTCTAGAGGTGATGCAACAAGGTtgcattctgaatttttttagaTGGTAGAGTCAGTAGGATTTGCTGAGCAGTAAGGTATGAAGAAAGGCgggaggaggggtggtggtggagcaCGTCATTTGTGGAGATGCGGAAGACAGAAGAGGAGATTTGGGGGGAAGGTTGGGAGTCTGGCTTTGGACTAGCTAAGTTTAGGATTTTATTAGACAGTGAATTGAATTTCTCCTATTGAATTGATCCTATTGAATCAAGAGTTGAGGATttaggtctgggctggagatctATATTTGAGAGtcgtttggggaaaaaaatggtattttaaaccACAAGACTGGATGAGCCCACCATGGAGGTGCGTGTggatggaagagagaagaggactGAGGAACAAGCCCTGGGGTGCTCCAACGTAGGGAGGGTGAAAACCCAGGAGAATACGGTGGCCTGGAAGCTGTGAGAAGGAAAGGGTGTTATCAGCAATGTTAATACTCCTGAGAGATGGAGTCAGATGCAGTCTTAGCAGAGTGGTAGTTGTTTGGTGACCTTGAGAAGATCAAAACTAGTGTAGCCAAGAGCCTgatgagaaggaaatgaagaaacgGAGGGAGGAGAGTCTTTTAAGACAGAGTTTAAACAGCTCTCAGGAGTTTTGCTCTCCACTGTGAGCCCTGGACCAAGAAGACACTTTTGGGGCAAAgaattttcccttcattttgttttctctatggCAGGTAGCCAGTTGTGCCCCAATTCCAGTCCCTGGTTACAGGTAGAATTTGTGATATGTGGGCAAACAAGAACTTTTGTGGCTTCACAGGCCTTGTGTTCTATGTTAGAGAGGTCATTTTCTCACCATGTGTGGTGGCTGCAGCCATGGGGACCATTATTGAGAGAGAGCCAGGAGTATATTCCTTTTAATTCCCAATGTGAAGGAACTATAAAATGAACTCTTGGGAAACAATTCATAACGGAGGATGCAGGGTATATATGGTGTGGTATGGGAGCCATCGTGATGTCTGTAAGTCCTGAAACTGCTAATAAGATTTGGAGGTCAGCAGACACATAGTGtgattgttaaaataatttcaaactgaGGATTTATtttagttaacaaatatttatgtaggGTTTAATATGTGTCAAGCATTGTCCTAAGTGTTTTACagatattaacttatttaattcccatggcaaccctgtgagataggtgCTACTGTCATCCCCttaccagatgaaggaactgagtgGAGAGTTTAAGCACTATGCCCAAGGTCACTTGTTATTAGTGGTGGAACCAAGACTGACCAGTTGGCCTTTGGAGTCCACATGTTTATTACCACACTCTGTAGCTAGTTTTGCTTTATTTGGACATTTTACTGGCCTCCTCTTTGTCCTGTCTTCTGCT
This genomic interval from Physeter macrocephalus isolate SW-GA chromosome 4, ASM283717v5, whole genome shotgun sequence contains the following:
- the LPAR3 gene encoding lysophosphatidic acid receptor 3, translated to MNECYYDKQMDFFYNRSNTDTANEWTGTKLVIVLCVGTFFCLFIFFSNSLVIAAVIKNRKFHFPFYYLLANLAAADLFAGIAYVYLMFNTGPVSKTLTVNRWFLRQGLLDTSLTASLTNLLVIAVERHMSIMRMRVHSNLTKKRVTLLILFVWAIAIFMGAVPTLGWNCLCDISACSSLAPIYSRSYLIFWTVSNLMAFFIMVVVYLRIYMYVKRKTNVLSPHTSGSISHRRTPVKLMKTVMTVLGAFVVCWTPGLVVLLLDGLNCTWCSVQHVKRWFLLLALLNSVMNPIIYSYKDEDMYSTMKRMLCCFSQEKHPERRPSHIPSVVLSQSDTGGSQYMEDNSNQGQVCNKSSS